The genomic region GGAACTGCTCCACGACGGACTCGTCCGATACGTTGCGGATGTGCTTCAGGATGATGAGCCCGGTCATGAGACGGATCGGCTTGTTCGGCGCACCCATTTTGTCGTCAAACAGTTTCGAAAACTCGGTCTCGAACTTGTTCCAGTCAATCTTGTTCGCAAGAACGTAAAGGGGATGCTTGTGGTTCAACTGCTCCTCAAGGGAACAGAAAAGGCTTGTCTGGGCGGAGGATTTTGGCGGTCTGTACATGGGAAAAATTGCAAGGTTTTCAGTCATATTTTAGAAAACCTTGCAATATTTTCACAGGGTAGAAATCAATTTTTCCCAATAGTTATGCGGGCTGGGCGGGATTTTAAGGGACGCCTATCTATCCAATTTTTTAGAAGCGTTTGCCGGCGCGAAAATTTACTTTTGCTGGATTTGGATTTTTTTACATCATCCGGAAATACCTCATTAGAACAGGTATTTTTTCCTATCTCTTTTGGCAATTTTTGTAGCGGGCTGGGGAGTATTCTTCGACGCAGCATTCTCCATGACGCTAAACGCTTCATTCGGCATCGCCAAATTTACTGGTGGGGAATTTTACTATTCTTCGTGATTCCCGTCTTCGCCAACAGCCTTGACCGGATATTTTTCAAAAAAGCCTTTGAACAAGGCGGACAAAAGCTGTCCGGCATCATCCTGTTAATAACCCTGGCATCATTTTGTTCATCCTCTTTACTTTAGGGAATTTGCAAGAGCGGATTTCCATTTTTATTCTGCAATTTTAAAAATTCAACTTTCTATCTTTTCCTTAAGTTTTGGCAAGTTTTGTTCTCACTGGAAAGTTTTACTGCAACTTCATGTAAAGACGTGTGCTAGAGGCTAGATTAGCCTAAAATTTTTCAAACATACCAATCTGCAAATAAACTAACATGTTGTCTTGAAGGAATCATCAAGAGTATACTGATATGTACAATCCGCTCCGGTTCCTCGACCTTTCGAACAATTATGCCCGGTTTTCCAAGAGGTAGCCCCTTTAGACAAAATTAACGCGATCATAAACAGGAACAGGTTCGACAGCGAGGGTATTTCCTTACGGACTATCGGGGAAGCGCAGGCAAAATGATGGGAAAAACGGTACGAAAAACCGAAATGAGGGCGTTCTATGCTATTTTTTAAGTTTGCCTTTAATCTATATTGACCTATTATGCCGACACCCGCAAAAGAAGCGTCCCTTAAAACCACCCTATCCATTGGCCACTGCGCAGCCCCTAAACACCAGGAAGGATTATACGCAATTCAAGGTCGGGAAGGAGATGAAAATTTGCACATTGAAAATTTTAAACCTATATAGTGGCTATGAATGTTCCCTTTAACCAGCCCCCCTTTGTGGGACCCGAGATCGATTACGTAAAACAAGCTGTAGAAAGTGGCCGTATATGCGGAGACGGGCTTTTCAACCAAAAATGCCATGCTTGGCTAGAAGCAAAGACCGGAGCAGCCAGGGTTCTTCTCACTACTAGTTGCACACACGCATTGGAAATGTCCGCCCTGCTGTGCAATATACAGCCCGGCGACGAAGTCGTTATGCCATCTTTCACCTTCGTAAGCACCGCCGACGCATTCGCCATGCGGGGCGCCAAATGCGTATTTGTGGACATACGCCCCGACACCATGAACCTAGACGAAAAGTTACTGGAAGAGGCTATCACTGATAAGACAAAGGCAATTGTTCCAGTACATTACGCGGGTGTGGCTTGCGAAATGGATACAATCAACGCCATTGCAAAAAAACACAACCTATTTGTTATAGAGGACGCAGCCCAAGGAATGATGGCCTCTTACAAGAACAAAAGCCTGGGGACCCTCGGTGATTTCGGCTGTTACAGTTTTCACGAGACTAAAAACTACAGCATGGGAGAAGGCGGCGCGATCCTTATATCCGACAAAAAATACGCCGACCATGCAGAAATCATCCGGGAGAAGGGAACCAACCGGGTGCAGTTCCACCGAGGCGAAGTTGACAAATATACTTGGGTGGAACTGGGTTCCAGCTACCTGCCCAGCGAATTGAACGCAGCCTATCTTTACGCCGAACTGGAAAATGCCCAGAGGATTTTCGACAACCGCATGGCCAGCTGGAATAGCTACCGAGAACGCCTGCAATGTCTAGCCAACGCAGGGGATCTGCAGCTACCCTACATTCCTGAGGAATGCCAGCACAACGCTCATATGTTCTACCTGAAGGTTGCGGATTTAAAGACCCGTACAGCCCTCATCGCTCATTTGATGAAAAATGGAATCTTGGCGGTGTTCCACTACGTGCCGTTGCATTCCGCGCCTGCGGGCAAGCGATTCGGACGATTCTCAGGCGAAGACCGCTACACTACTCAAGAAAGCGATAGATTGCTCAGATTGCCCATGTTCTACGGGCTCAAGCAAAGCGACCTGGAATTCGTGTGCGACAAGGTAAAGGAATTTTTCTGGAAATAGGGATTGCACCATTTGAAAATGAACAGTAAAACTCAAAAGAAAATGCTTCTTCTCGGTGGCGGGCATGCCGAAATCCCGCTGATTCAGGCTGCAAAGGCTCTGGGATGGTACGTGATTACCACCGGGAACGCCAGAGAGGGCCTGGGCCACCCCTACGCCGACAAGAACGTTTTCGCCGACTTTAGCGACAAGGAAAAGATGCTGGAACTGGCCCGCCGAGAAAACGTACAAGCGGTGTGCTCCGGCTGTAACGATTTTGCCCTGCTTTCTACGGTTTACGTTTGCGAAAAATTGGGACTTCCCGGCCACGATTCTTACGCAACATCGCTAAAACTCCACCACAAAGATAAGTACCGAGCCTTGGCCACACGTCTCGACATTCCTACGCCTCGGGCCATTACAGTTACCACAACCGACGCTGACAATAACTTTGCCGATTTTGAAGCTGCCGTCGCGGGAGGCAACACAGCATTCAACGGAACAACCCTTACGTTCCCTCTTATAATCAAGCCCGTAGACCTCACCGGCGGCAAAGGCATTCACCGAGTCGCGACCATCGAAGAAGCCAGGACCGCCTACAAAGATGCCGCCAGCCGCACCCGGCAAGACCACATTGTTGTAGAAGAATTCGTACAAGGGACCAACCACGGGTTTTCAGCCATGCTGGTCAAAGGCAAAGTAGCCTTTGCCTTCGCCGACAACGAACAATATTATATCAACAAGTACATGGTCTCGGGAGCGAACTCGCCTAGCTCCACATCTGTCGCGAGCCTCGCGAAACTTCGGGACTATAGCGAACACATTGCCAAAGAACTTCATCTAGTCGATGGCATTCTGCACATCCAGTACATCGAGAAAGCC from Hallerella porci harbors:
- the rffA gene encoding dTDP-4-amino-4,6-dideoxygalactose transaminase → MNVPFNQPPFVGPEIDYVKQAVESGRICGDGLFNQKCHAWLEAKTGAARVLLTTSCTHALEMSALLCNIQPGDEVVMPSFTFVSTADAFAMRGAKCVFVDIRPDTMNLDEKLLEEAITDKTKAIVPVHYAGVACEMDTINAIAKKHNLFVIEDAAQGMMASYKNKSLGTLGDFGCYSFHETKNYSMGEGGAILISDKKYADHAEIIREKGTNRVQFHRGEVDKYTWVELGSSYLPSELNAAYLYAELENAQRIFDNRMASWNSYRERLQCLANAGDLQLPYIPEECQHNAHMFYLKVADLKTRTALIAHLMKNGILAVFHYVPLHSAPAGKRFGRFSGEDRYTTQESDRLLRLPMFYGLKQSDLEFVCDKVKEFFWK
- a CDS encoding ATP-grasp domain-containing protein, whose amino-acid sequence is MNSKTQKKMLLLGGGHAEIPLIQAAKALGWYVITTGNAREGLGHPYADKNVFADFSDKEKMLELARRENVQAVCSGCNDFALLSTVYVCEKLGLPGHDSYATSLKLHHKDKYRALATRLDIPTPRAITVTTTDADNNFADFEAAVAGGNTAFNGTTLTFPLIIKPVDLTGGKGIHRVATIEEARTAYKDAASRTRQDHIVVEEFVQGTNHGFSAMLVKGKVAFAFADNEQYYINKYMVSGANSPSSTSVASLAKLRDYSEHIAKELHLVDGILHIQYIEKADGTPVIIEICRRPPGDLYIKFVKYATGVDYPKFIIMAETGMDISSIADVPSNGFWLRHCLMADRQAGENGCKGIVRNVLFAPEIEQNIVEKFLWYKPGEIVADKLIYKAGIVFFKFETLEEMQDKTARMTELAKVIVE